CGTTGCCCGAGACCGTGTCCGCGCGGACCGGGCCCGAGACGCCGACCAGGGTGGTGTCACCGGTGACGCCCTTGACCACGGTGCGGCCCCGGATGCCGGAGACCACCGCGCCGGCGCCGACCACGCCCACCTCCACCCGGGTCTGCGCCGGGACCGTCAGGGTGACGACCGCGCTGCGCCGCCAGCCCTTGTCGAACCACTTGAGGAAGCCCTTCCAGGGCAGGTCCTCGTACCCCACGGTCAGGGTGCCGCCGTCCTGGGTGACCACCAGGGGCGGCCCCTCGATGTCGGTCACCTCCAGCCGGGCCGGGCCCTCGTCGGTGCCCACGACGTTCACCGTGCCGTTGACGACGCGGACCTGGAGGTCGCTCACGGGGGTGTCGAAGGCCAGCTTCTCGGGCTCGGTGACGGACCACTCGGACATGGGAGACCTCCTCGGCCGCACGGGGTCGCGACGCGCCATATCGCGTCCACGGGAAACACGATATATCGTGGCCTCGGGAAGTCAAGGCGCTGATCCGCGGGGAGCGGCCGCGCGCATTGCATACGCTGGTTCCGACGCACAACGCAGACGCAGGAGACGCAACCCCCATGTACTTCACCGACCGCGGTATCGAGGAGCTGGAGAAGCGGCGCGGCGAGGAGGAGATCACCTTCGAGTGGCTCGCCGAGCAGCTGCGCACCTTCGTGGATCTCAACCCCGACTTCGAGGTGCCCGTGGAGCGCCTGGCCACCTGGCTCGCCCGGCTCGACGACGAGGACGACGAGTAGGCGGACGACGGGCGACGGGCGGCAGCCCGGGCAGGCCGAAGGGCCCGGTTCCTGGACGGAACCGGGCCCTTCGGTGTGTCGCCGTGCCGGAGGACTAGGCCTCGAACACCTCACGCACCAGCTGCTCCTGCTCGGCCTGGTGGCGCTTGGCGGAGCCCACCGCCGGGGACGAGGAGTGCGGGCGCGAGATGCGCCGCAGCCGCTCGCCGGCCGGGATGTCCGCGCCGACCGCCAGGTCGAGGTGGTCGATCAGGTTGAGCGCGATGAACGGCCAGGCACCCTGGTTCGCCGGCTCCTCCTGGACCCACAGGTACTTCTCGGCGTTCGGGTACTTGTTGACCTCCGCCTGGAGCTCTGCACCCGGCAGCGGGTACAGGCGCTCGATGCGGATGATCGCGGTGTCCGTGACGCCCCGCTTCTTCCGCTCGGCCTCCAGGTCGTAGTAGACCTTGCCCGAGCAGAAGACGACCTTGCGGACCGCGGCCGCGTCGGCCGTGGCGTCGCCGATGACCGGGCGGAACCCGCCGGTGGTGAACTCCTCCGCCTTGGAGGCGGCGGCCTTCAGGCGCAGCATCGACTTCGGGGTGAAGACGACCAGCGGCTTGTGGGCCGGGTTGTGCACCTGCCACCGCAGGAGGTGGAAGTAGTTCGCCGGCGAGGTGGGCATCGCCACCGTCATGTTGTTCTGTGCGCACAGCTGGAGGAAGCGCTCCGGGCGGGCGGACGAGTGGTCCGGGCCCTGGCCCTCGTAGCCGTGCGGCAGCAGCAGGACGACGCCGGAGGTCTGGCCCCACTTCTGCTCGGCCGAGGAGACGAACTCGTCGACGACGGTCTGGGCGCCGTTGACGAAGTCGCCGAACTGGGCCTCCCACATCACCAGCGCGTCGGGACGCGCGAGCGAGTAGCCGTACTCGAAGCCCATCGCCGCGTACTCGGACAGCAGCGAGTTGTAGACGTTCAGCCGCGCCTGGTCCTCGGAGAGGTACTGGAGCGGGGTGTACTCCTCGCCGGTCTCCCGGTCGATCAGCACCGCGTGGCGCTGGCCGAAGGTGCCGCGCTGGGAGTCCTGGCCCGACAGGCGGACCGGGGTGCCCTCCAGGAGCAGCGAACCGATGGCCAGGGTCTCGCCCATGCCCCAGTCGATGGTGCCGTCCTCGACCATCGCCGCACGGCGCTGGAGCTGCGGCTGCAGCCGCGGGTGCACGGTGATGTGCTCGGGGATGTTGACCTGGGACTCGGCGATCCGCTTGACGACCTCGGAGGTGACGGCGGTGGGCACGGTGGCCGGGAAGCCGTCCTGCGACTCCTGGACGTCCCCGCCGGCCGGCTGCGAGGTGGCCTCGCGGACCTCGGTGAAGACCTTCTCCAGCTGGCCCTGGTAGTCCTGGAGGGCCTGCTCGGCCTCTTCCAGGGTGATGTCGCCGCGACCGATCAGCGACTCGGTGTAGAGCTTGCGCACCGAGCGCTTCTTGTCGATCAGGTC
This Streptomyces misionensis DNA region includes the following protein-coding sequences:
- a CDS encoding DUF6104 family protein is translated as MYFTDRGIEELEKRRGEEEITFEWLAEQLRTFVDLNPDFEVPVERLATWLARLDDEDDE